Proteins from one Bradyrhizobium amphicarpaeae genomic window:
- a CDS encoding MBL fold metallo-hydrolase has product MPWKVGRVKITKVVELETVGSTRFILPLAGNAEIQNLRWLIPHFATEEGRLKMSIHSLVVETPSRRIVVDTGLCNDKQGRNVPTWNKRTTPFLETMAAAGFAPDSIDTVLCTHLHVDHVGWNTKLVDGRWVPTFANARYAFGKTEYEHWLEHSTEPDKRAVFEDSVQPIVDAGKADLIPSDHRLCEEISMIPTPGHSPGHMSILIQSDGEQGLLTGDVAHHPCQMAHLDWSSTADSDQRQSATTRATLFSRFADTPTLVIGGHFSAGHIRRDGDAFRFVALG; this is encoded by the coding sequence ATGCCGTGGAAGGTGGGAAGGGTCAAAATTACCAAAGTTGTGGAGCTGGAGACGGTTGGCTCGACCCGCTTCATCCTGCCGCTCGCTGGCAACGCCGAGATCCAGAACCTGCGCTGGCTGATCCCGCATTTCGCCACCGAGGAGGGCCGGCTGAAAATGTCGATCCATTCGCTGGTGGTGGAGACGCCGTCGCGCCGGATCGTGGTCGACACCGGCCTCTGCAACGACAAGCAGGGCCGCAACGTGCCGACCTGGAACAAGCGTACCACGCCGTTCCTGGAGACCATGGCCGCGGCAGGCTTTGCCCCCGACAGCATCGACACGGTGCTGTGCACACATCTTCATGTCGATCATGTCGGCTGGAATACGAAGCTGGTCGACGGCCGATGGGTGCCCACCTTTGCAAACGCGCGATATGCTTTCGGCAAGACCGAATACGAACACTGGCTGGAGCATTCGACCGAGCCGGACAAGCGAGCCGTGTTCGAAGATTCCGTGCAGCCGATCGTCGATGCGGGCAAGGCCGATCTGATCCCGAGCGATCATCGGCTGTGCGAAGAGATCAGCATGATCCCGACCCCCGGGCACAGTCCCGGCCATATGAGCATCCTGATCCAGTCGGACGGCGAGCAGGGCCTGCTGACCGGCGACGTCGCCCACCACCCCTGCCAGATGGCGCATCTCGACTGGTCATCGACCGCGGATTCCGACCAGAGGCAGTCGGCTACGACGCGGGCAACGCTGTTCAGCCGCTTTGCCGACACGCCGACGCTGGTGATCGGCGGACATTTCTCGGCCGGGCATATCAGGCGGGATGGCGACGCGTTCAGGTTCGTGGCGCTGGGGTGA
- a CDS encoding cytochrome b, with amino-acid sequence MTPRLQYGAPAKILHWSIVALLALQYPIGWLMPDIHRGMTPGTGMTFHVSIGILILALTALRFLWRLTHPVAPESSLPGWQRVSSEAVHWLLYALVLATTITGWLFASYRGWSVSFFYLVPLPMLASDNAAAGRSIDGLHQATEWALLTTIVIHVAAALAHQFLYRDGVMQRMLPR; translated from the coding sequence ATGACGCCTCGTCTTCAATACGGCGCTCCCGCCAAGATCCTCCACTGGTCGATCGTGGCGCTGCTCGCCTTGCAATATCCGATCGGCTGGCTGATGCCGGACATCCACCGCGGCATGACCCCGGGGACGGGAATGACGTTTCACGTCTCGATCGGAATCCTGATCCTCGCGCTGACCGCCCTTCGCTTCCTGTGGCGGCTCACCCATCCCGTTGCGCCCGAGAGTTCTCTTCCCGGCTGGCAGCGCGTCTCTTCGGAGGCCGTGCACTGGCTGCTCTATGCGCTGGTGCTGGCAACGACGATCACGGGCTGGCTGTTCGCATCGTACCGGGGATGGTCCGTCTCGTTCTTCTATCTCGTGCCGCTGCCGATGCTGGCGTCGGACAACGCTGCCGCCGGTCGCAGCATCGACGGACTGCACCAGGCCACGGAGTGGGCGCTGCTGACCACGATCGTCATTCACGTCGCCGCCGCGCTCGCGCATCAATTCCTCTACCGCGATGGCGTCATGCAGCGGATGTTGCCCAGGTAG
- a CDS encoding SDR family oxidoreductase — MDLGIKGRRAIVCASSKGLGRACAISLAEAGVDVTLTARGAEALKKTADEIRKAYPGVKVTEIVGDITTPAGREAVLKACPEPDILINNAGGPPPGDFRNWTRDDWIKAIDANMLTPIELIKATVDGMMARKFGRIVNITSAAVKAPIDILGLSNGARAGLTGFIAGLSRKTVINNVTINGLLPGPFETDRLTSTAKGEADKRGTTPEQILAERAKLNPAGRFGQPDEFGYACAFLCGAKAGFITGQNILLDGGAFPGTL; from the coding sequence GTGGATCTTGGGATCAAAGGTCGCCGCGCCATCGTCTGCGCATCCAGCAAGGGCCTCGGGCGTGCCTGCGCCATCTCGCTGGCGGAGGCCGGCGTCGACGTCACGCTGACCGCGCGCGGCGCCGAAGCGCTGAAGAAGACCGCGGACGAGATCCGCAAAGCCTATCCCGGCGTCAAGGTCACCGAGATCGTCGGCGACATCACGACGCCGGCAGGCCGCGAGGCGGTGCTGAAGGCGTGCCCCGAGCCCGACATCCTGATCAACAATGCCGGCGGCCCGCCGCCCGGCGATTTCCGCAACTGGACCCGCGACGACTGGATCAAGGCGATCGACGCCAACATGCTGACGCCGATCGAGCTGATCAAGGCGACCGTGGACGGCATGATGGCGCGCAAATTCGGCCGCATCGTCAACATCACCTCGGCCGCTGTGAAGGCGCCGATCGACATCCTCGGCCTCTCCAACGGCGCACGCGCCGGCCTCACCGGCTTCATCGCCGGCCTGTCGCGCAAGACCGTGATCAACAACGTCACCATCAACGGCCTGTTGCCCGGTCCGTTCGAGACGGATCGCCTGACCAGCACCGCGAAGGGTGAAGCCGACAAGCGCGGCACGACGCCCGAGCAGATCCTGGCCGAGCGCGCCAAGCTGAACCCGGCCGGCCGCTTCGGCCAGCCCGACGAGTTCGGCTATGCCTGCGCCTTCCTGTGCGGTGCCAAGGCCGGCTTCATCACCGGCCAGAACATCCTGCTGGACGGCGGCGCTTTCCCGGGGACGTTGTAA
- a CDS encoding MBL fold metallo-hydrolase, with amino-acid sequence MSLKFSVGDLTIHRIIEQETTFLPALDMLPGLTPEVLAENRAWMQESKALDPQDTLILCFQSYVIKTPHHTILVDSCIGNDKPRPQRPKWNMKTDDTYLRGLGAAGFAVEDIDFVMCTHLHVDHVGWNTRLENGRWVPTFPKARYVFGKQEFDYWTEQNAKADVAPFVDSVLPVVEAKRHEVVGNDHQIGDHVRILPTPGHTPGHIAVTMGRGKDDAVFSGDLMHSPIQALYPEMSVKFDVDQAAAATTRRSFLERYCDTDTLCCTAHFPSPSVGKIRRKGSGFVCAAL; translated from the coding sequence ATGAGCCTGAAGTTCTCGGTCGGCGACCTCACCATCCATCGCATCATCGAACAGGAGACGACCTTCCTGCCGGCGCTGGACATGCTGCCGGGTCTGACGCCTGAAGTGCTGGCCGAGAACCGCGCATGGATGCAGGAGTCAAAGGCGCTGGACCCGCAGGATACGCTGATCCTGTGTTTCCAGTCCTACGTGATCAAGACGCCGCATCACACCATTCTGGTCGACAGCTGCATCGGCAACGACAAGCCGAGGCCGCAGCGGCCGAAATGGAACATGAAGACCGACGACACCTATCTGCGCGGGCTCGGCGCCGCGGGATTTGCGGTCGAGGACATCGACTTCGTGATGTGCACGCATCTGCACGTCGATCACGTCGGCTGGAACACGCGGCTGGAGAACGGCCGCTGGGTGCCGACCTTCCCCAAGGCGCGCTACGTCTTCGGCAAGCAGGAATTCGACTACTGGACCGAGCAGAATGCGAAGGCGGACGTCGCCCCCTTCGTCGATAGCGTGCTGCCGGTGGTCGAGGCGAAGCGCCACGAGGTGGTCGGCAACGACCATCAAATCGGCGATCACGTCCGCATCCTGCCGACGCCGGGCCACACGCCGGGTCATATCGCCGTCACGATGGGCCGCGGCAAGGACGACGCCGTGTTCTCCGGCGACCTCATGCACTCGCCGATCCAGGCTCTCTATCCGGAAATGTCGGTGAAGTTCGACGTCGATCAAGCCGCGGCGGCGACCACGCGGCGCAGCTTCCTGGAGCGTTATTGCGACACTGATACGCTGTGCTGCACCGCGCATTTCCCTTCGCCGTCGGTCGGAAAGATCCGGCGCAAGGGCAGCGGGTTCGTCTGCGCGGCGCTATAG
- a CDS encoding GMC family oxidoreductase encodes MTDTFDFVVVGAGSGGCAVAGRLSEDAATSVALLDAGGRNESWRITTPFGLALPYKAANWAFDTVPQKGLNGRIGYQPRGKGLGGSSAINAMVYIRGHRADYDHWASLGNAGWSYADVLPYFKRSENNSDFDGAYHGKGGPLHVNRLRSDNPIHDVFHQAAREAQFRIRDDFNGEDHEGLGSYQATQHNGERWSAARAYVQPHMDKRANLRVETGAHATKILFEGGRAVGIEYRQGRQTKQLRARREVILAGGAFQSPQLLMLSGIGDGDALRTHGIGALHHLPGVGRNLQDHPDFVFVYASDYPHFVHASLGRLPSLLRAIQQYRRERRGLMTTNFAECGGFLKTRPDLDVPDIQLHFVIAMLDDHGRKKHKEAGFSCHVCLLRPKSRGSVWLKSADPLAAPMIDPNFLGEEEDVESMVAAFKTTRRLMETPALRALQKKDMFTSGVRTDDDIRNILRERVDTVYHPVGTCKMGTDAMAVVDPALKVHGVEGLRIVDASIMPTLIGGNTNAPTIMIGEKAADMIRAEMR; translated from the coding sequence GTGACTGACACATTCGATTTCGTCGTCGTGGGCGCGGGCTCCGGCGGCTGCGCGGTGGCTGGGCGGCTGTCGGAAGATGCGGCGACGTCCGTGGCGCTGCTCGATGCCGGCGGCAGGAACGAAAGCTGGCGGATCACCACGCCGTTCGGACTCGCCCTGCCCTACAAGGCGGCCAACTGGGCCTTCGACACGGTGCCGCAGAAGGGATTGAACGGCCGCATCGGCTATCAGCCGCGCGGCAAGGGCCTCGGTGGCTCCTCGGCGATCAACGCCATGGTCTATATTCGCGGCCATCGCGCCGACTACGACCATTGGGCCTCGCTCGGCAATGCCGGCTGGTCGTATGCCGATGTGCTGCCCTACTTCAAGCGCTCGGAGAACAATTCCGATTTCGACGGCGCGTATCATGGCAAGGGCGGCCCGCTGCACGTCAACAGGCTGCGCTCGGACAATCCAATCCATGACGTCTTCCATCAGGCCGCACGCGAGGCGCAGTTTCGCATCCGCGACGACTTCAATGGTGAGGACCATGAAGGGCTCGGCAGCTACCAGGCGACGCAGCACAATGGCGAGCGCTGGAGCGCGGCGCGGGCCTATGTTCAGCCTCACATGGACAAGCGGGCGAATCTGCGCGTCGAGACGGGCGCGCACGCCACGAAGATCCTGTTCGAAGGAGGGCGCGCGGTCGGGATCGAATATCGGCAGGGCAGGCAGACGAAGCAGTTGCGGGCGCGCCGCGAGGTGATCCTCGCCGGCGGCGCCTTCCAGTCACCGCAATTACTGATGCTGTCGGGCATCGGCGACGGCGATGCACTTCGAACGCACGGCATTGGCGCCCTCCATCATCTGCCGGGCGTCGGGCGCAATCTGCAAGACCACCCGGATTTCGTGTTCGTCTACGCCTCCGACTATCCGCATTTCGTTCACGCCTCGCTCGGCCGGCTGCCATCCCTGCTCCGCGCCATCCAGCAATATCGCCGCGAACGGCGCGGCCTGATGACCACCAATTTCGCCGAGTGCGGCGGCTTTTTGAAAACCCGGCCTGACCTCGACGTACCCGACATCCAGCTCCACTTCGTCATCGCGATGCTCGACGACCACGGCCGTAAAAAGCACAAGGAGGCGGGCTTCTCGTGCCATGTCTGCCTGCTGCGGCCGAAGAGCCGCGGCAGCGTCTGGCTGAAGAGCGCCGACCCGCTCGCGGCGCCGATGATCGATCCGAATTTCCTCGGCGAGGAAGAAGACGTCGAGAGCATGGTCGCAGCCTTCAAGACCACGCGCCGCCTGATGGAGACGCCAGCGCTGCGCGCGCTGCAGAAGAAGGACATGTTCACGTCCGGGGTGCGAACCGACGACGACATCCGCAACATTCTGCGCGAGCGCGTCGACACCGTCTATCACCCCGTCGGCACCTGCAAGATGGGGACGGATGCGATGGCCGTGGTGGATCCGGCCCTGAAGGTGCACGGCGTCGAGGGATTGCGCATCGTCGACGCCTCGATCATGCCGACGCTGATCGGCGGCAACACCAACGCGCCGACCATCATGATCGGGGAGAAGGCGGCGGACATGATCAGGGCGGAGATGCGGTAG
- a CDS encoding glutathione S-transferase family protein produces the protein MKLSFSPASPFARKVRIAAIELGLIDKIEFTPASVAPGTANEDYSKITPLKKLPVLITNDGDVILDSYVIVEYLNEIAGGALIPGYGPARWKAKTNHSLLNGMLDSMLLCRYEKMVRPQGLQWQAWSDDHWNRAWTGMARFESMPEVLNGPFDISQIGLVCVLGYADFRFADCGWRKAYPKLDAFHQKMLERPSVKISVPPAA, from the coding sequence ATGAAACTCTCCTTCTCCCCCGCCTCGCCCTTCGCCCGCAAGGTGCGCATCGCTGCGATCGAGCTTGGGCTGATCGACAAGATCGAATTCACGCCCGCAAGCGTCGCGCCGGGCACGGCCAATGAGGACTATTCGAAGATCACGCCGCTGAAGAAGCTGCCGGTGCTGATCACCAATGACGGCGACGTGATCTTGGACTCCTACGTCATCGTCGAATATCTCAACGAGATCGCCGGCGGCGCCCTGATCCCCGGTTACGGTCCCGCGCGCTGGAAGGCCAAGACCAATCATTCCCTGCTCAACGGCATGCTCGATTCCATGCTGCTGTGCCGCTACGAGAAGATGGTGCGGCCGCAGGGCCTGCAATGGCAGGCATGGTCGGACGACCATTGGAACAGGGCGTGGACCGGCATGGCGCGGTTCGAAAGCATGCCTGAGGTTCTGAACGGCCCGTTCGACATCTCGCAGATCGGTCTCGTCTGCGTGCTCGGCTATGCCGACTTCCGCTTCGCCGATTGCGGCTGGCGCAAGGCCTATCCGAAGCTCGACGCCTTCCATCAGAAGATGCTGGAGCGGCCCTCGGTCAAGATCTCGGTGCCGCCGGCAGCGTAA
- the mbfA gene encoding iron exporter MbfA, producing the protein MKNFADLTEREVLAVAISSEEEDSRIYMTFAEDLKERYPDSAKLFEQMAEEERGHRHMLLELYEQRFGPHLPPIRREDVKGFLRRRPVWLTKNLSLDAIRREVETMEMQAERFYVKAAQQAQDVGVRRLLGDLAEAEKGHEETAAKLTGEILSSDVRAEEDRTNRRMFVLQYVQPGLAGLMDGSVSTLAPLFAAAFATHQNWQTFLVGLAASIGAGISMGFAEALSDDGSLTGRGSPWLRGLTCGAMTTLGGLGHTLPYLVPDHWANAFWIATAIAGVVVFFELWAIAFIRARYMDTPFLQAVFQIVLGGAIVLAVGILIGAA; encoded by the coding sequence GTGAAGAATTTTGCCGACCTGACCGAGCGCGAGGTGCTTGCGGTCGCGATCTCCTCCGAGGAGGAGGATAGCCGCATCTACATGACCTTCGCCGAGGATTTGAAGGAGCGCTACCCGGATTCGGCCAAGCTGTTCGAGCAGATGGCCGAGGAGGAGCGTGGCCATCGCCACATGCTGCTGGAACTCTACGAGCAGCGCTTCGGTCCGCATCTGCCGCCGATCCGGCGCGAGGACGTCAAGGGATTCCTGCGCCGCCGCCCGGTCTGGCTGACCAAGAACCTGTCGCTCGACGCCATCCGCAGGGAAGTCGAGACCATGGAGATGCAGGCGGAGCGCTTCTATGTGAAGGCCGCCCAACAGGCCCAGGACGTCGGCGTGCGCCGCCTGCTCGGCGATCTCGCCGAGGCCGAGAAAGGTCACGAGGAGACCGCCGCCAAGTTGACCGGCGAGATCCTGAGTTCCGACGTGCGCGCGGAGGAAGATCGCACCAACCGCCGCATGTTCGTGCTGCAATATGTGCAGCCGGGCCTCGCCGGCCTGATGGACGGCTCGGTCTCGACACTGGCACCGCTGTTTGCGGCGGCCTTCGCCACGCACCAGAACTGGCAGACGTTCCTGGTCGGTCTTGCCGCTTCAATCGGCGCCGGCATCAGCATGGGGTTTGCGGAAGCGCTCTCGGACGACGGCTCGCTGACAGGCCGCGGCTCGCCCTGGTTGCGTGGTCTCACCTGCGGGGCGATGACGACGCTCGGCGGACTCGGCCACACTTTGCCCTATCTCGTGCCGGACCATTGGGCCAACGCGTTCTGGATCGCGACCGCGATCGCCGGTGTCGTCGTGTTCTTCGAATTGTGGGCGATCGCCTTCATCCGCGCGCGCTACATGGATACGCCGTTCCTCCAGGCCGTGTTCCAGATCGTGCTCGGCGGCGCCATCGTGCTGGCGGTGGGGATATTGATCGGGGCAGCGTAG
- a CDS encoding CvpA family protein, giving the protein MNSFDLAVYVALAIAVVFGFRTGLLRSAMTILAYLLAAPIAVALMPLIVPQIAGNPHAPWLQNWTWLFGIFVVVGMLFGYIGRLALTDTIRDAGIGDRLGGAALGAARVGLVATTLVLVFDQIVPADKQPPFLAGSHLRPLFSTAGQMGFKSLPPEAASAIDRLKQERRI; this is encoded by the coding sequence ATGAACAGTTTCGATCTCGCGGTCTATGTGGCGCTCGCCATTGCGGTCGTCTTCGGCTTCAGGACAGGTCTGCTCCGCAGCGCCATGACCATCCTCGCCTATCTCCTCGCCGCGCCGATCGCGGTGGCGCTGATGCCGTTGATCGTGCCGCAGATCGCCGGCAACCCGCATGCGCCGTGGCTGCAGAACTGGACCTGGCTGTTCGGCATCTTCGTGGTGGTCGGCATGCTGTTCGGCTATATCGGGCGCCTGGCGCTGACCGACACGATCCGCGACGCCGGCATCGGCGACCGGCTCGGCGGCGCTGCGCTCGGCGCCGCCAGGGTCGGTCTCGTCGCCACCACGCTGGTGCTGGTGTTCGACCAGATCGTGCCGGCCGACAAACAGCCGCCGTTTCTCGCCGGCTCGCATCTGCGGCCGCTGTTCTCGACGGCGGGTCAGATGGGCTTCAAGTCGCTGCCACCGGAAGCGGCCTCCGCGATCGACCGCCTCAAGCAGGAGCGGCGCATCTAG
- a CDS encoding alpha/beta fold hydrolase, with the protein MTALPDIPLPAGIRSRTVDGINGLRMHVLEAGFETKGRPCILLLHGFPELAFSWRKVMPTLAAAGYHVIAPDQRGYGRTTGWTADYDGDLTPFSLLNLVRDALALVSAFGYRQVDLAGHDFGSPVAAWCALIRPDVFRSVTLMSAPFGGPPPLPFDTVDTPAKPPAEDPVHRELAALPRPRKHYQWYYSTRAANADMQHAPQGVHDFLRAYYHHKSADWTDNKPYPLKAWSADELAKLPTYYVMDLNETMAQTVAKEMPSPAAIAANQWLPDSELAYYSAEYGRTGFQGGLQWYRYGTSGTLNSEMQLFAGRSIDVPSCFISGMQDWGTHQRPGVFETMQTRACTKMLGCHLVDGAGHWVQQEQPAEVSRLLLDFLAKAGTA; encoded by the coding sequence ATGACTGCGCTCCCCGACATCCCCCTTCCCGCCGGCATCCGCTCGCGCACCGTCGACGGCATCAACGGTCTGCGCATGCATGTGCTCGAGGCCGGGTTCGAGACCAAGGGCCGTCCCTGCATCCTGCTGTTGCACGGTTTTCCGGAGCTCGCCTTCTCCTGGCGCAAGGTGATGCCGACGCTGGCTGCGGCCGGCTATCACGTGATCGCGCCGGACCAGCGCGGCTATGGCCGCACCACGGGCTGGACGGCGGACTACGACGGCGACCTCACGCCGTTCTCGCTTCTCAATCTCGTGCGCGATGCGCTCGCTTTGGTGTCGGCGTTCGGCTACAGGCAGGTCGATCTGGCCGGGCATGATTTCGGCAGCCCGGTCGCGGCCTGGTGCGCACTGATCCGGCCCGATGTGTTTCGCTCGGTGACGCTGATGAGCGCGCCGTTCGGCGGACCGCCGCCCTTGCCCTTCGATACCGTCGACACACCGGCAAAGCCGCCCGCCGAAGACCCCGTTCATCGCGAGCTCGCCGCGTTGCCGCGGCCGCGCAAGCACTATCAATGGTACTATTCGACACGCGCCGCAAATGCCGACATGCAGCACGCGCCGCAGGGCGTGCATGATTTCCTGCGTGCCTATTATCATCACAAGAGCGCCGACTGGACCGACAACAAGCCGTATCCGCTCAAGGCCTGGTCCGCGGACGAGCTGGCGAAGCTGCCGACCTATTATGTGATGGATCTGAACGAGACCATGGCGCAGACGGTCGCGAAGGAAATGCCTTCGCCCGCCGCAATCGCCGCCAATCAATGGCTGCCCGACAGCGAGCTCGCTTATTACAGCGCCGAGTATGGCCGCACCGGATTCCAGGGTGGCCTGCAATGGTACCGCTATGGCACGTCGGGCACGCTCAACAGCGAGATGCAACTGTTTGCAGGACGCAGCATCGACGTCCCCTCCTGTTTCATCTCGGGCATGCAAGATTGGGGCACGCATCAGCGTCCGGGCGTGTTCGAGACGATGCAGACACGCGCGTGCACCAAGATGCTCGGCTGCCACCTCGTCGACGGCGCCGGCCATTGGGTGCAGCAGGAGCAACCCGCCGAGGTGAGCCGGCTGCTGCTCGACTTCCTCGCCAAGGCCGGCACCGCCTGA
- a CDS encoding fumarylacetoacetate hydrolase family protein, giving the protein MKLVRYGEKGAEKPGLIDKSGQLRDLSAHVKDLTGEAYSPESLKKLAGLDPASLPAVSGKPRFGAPVTGISKFVAIGLNYSDHAKETGADIPTEPIIFMKANTSLSGPNDAVEKPRGSTKLDWEVEIACIIGTRAKYVSEADALNYVAGYCVCNDVSERAFQIERLGQWTKGKSHDTFGPLGPWLTTKDEIKDVQNLSMWLDVNGQRRQTGSTKTMIFSMAKCISYVSQFMTLLPGDVITTGTPPGVGLGMKPPTFLNVGDVVTLGIEGLGEQRQEIIAA; this is encoded by the coding sequence ATGAAGCTTGTTCGTTACGGCGAAAAGGGTGCGGAAAAGCCCGGCCTGATCGACAAATCCGGCCAGTTGCGCGACCTGTCGGCGCATGTGAAGGACCTCACCGGCGAAGCCTATTCGCCCGAGAGCCTGAAGAAGCTGGCAGGCCTCGATCCCGCCTCGCTCCCGGCGGTCTCCGGCAAGCCGCGGTTCGGCGCCCCCGTCACGGGCATCTCGAAATTCGTCGCGATCGGCCTCAACTATTCCGACCATGCCAAGGAGACCGGCGCCGATATTCCGACCGAGCCGATCATCTTCATGAAGGCCAACACGTCGCTGTCCGGGCCGAACGACGCGGTCGAGAAGCCGCGCGGCTCGACCAAGCTCGACTGGGAGGTCGAGATCGCCTGCATCATCGGCACCCGCGCCAAATACGTCTCGGAAGCCGACGCGCTGAACTACGTCGCCGGCTATTGCGTCTGCAACGACGTCTCCGAGCGCGCCTTCCAGATCGAGCGCCTGGGACAGTGGACCAAGGGCAAGTCGCACGACACGTTCGGCCCGCTCGGCCCCTGGCTCACGACCAAGGACGAGATCAAGGACGTGCAGAACCTGTCGATGTGGCTGGACGTCAACGGCCAGCGCCGACAGACCGGTTCGACCAAGACCATGATCTTCTCCATGGCCAAGTGCATCTCCTATGTCTCGCAGTTCATGACGCTGCTGCCCGGCGACGTCATCACCACCGGCACCCCGCCCGGCGTCGGCCTCGGCATGAAGCCGCCGACCTTCCTCAATGTCGGCGACGTCGTCACGCTCGGGATCGAGGGCCTCGGCGAGCAGAGGCAGGAGATTATCGCGGCGTAA
- a CDS encoding DUF3775 domain-containing protein, translating to MPELAISAEKLAFIIEKAREFDVKEGNSDPDSGSNPGDDGALDVLEDDGSDPVVQELGGFIIALNEDEQLDLVTLTWLGRGEGTIDDWDELRARAVEARAEYSSPRRETVRYLLGDPMLGDLLANGLDEFGIDWTDERTTADSSAPSQQDEDEPTKQR from the coding sequence ATGCCAGAGCTTGCAATATCGGCCGAAAAGCTCGCGTTCATCATCGAGAAGGCGCGTGAGTTCGACGTCAAGGAAGGGAATTCCGATCCGGATTCCGGCTCCAACCCCGGCGATGACGGTGCGCTCGATGTCCTGGAGGACGACGGCTCCGATCCCGTCGTCCAGGAGCTCGGCGGCTTCATCATCGCCTTGAACGAGGACGAGCAGCTTGATCTCGTCACGCTGACCTGGCTCGGCCGCGGCGAGGGCACGATTGACGATTGGGATGAGTTGCGCGCCCGCGCGGTGGAGGCGCGAGCTGAGTACAGCAGCCCGCGCCGCGAAACCGTGCGCTATCTGCTCGGCGACCCCATGCTGGGCGATCTGCTCGCCAACGGGCTGGACGAATTCGGCATCGACTGGACCGACGAGCGCACGACAGCCGATTCCTCCGCGCCAAGTCAGCAGGACGAGGACGAGCCGACAAAGCAGCGGTGA